AACCCTGTGCTCGCCGGATCACCCGGTCATTCTGGAGCGCATGGTGTTCCCGGAGCCGGTGATTCACGTCGCCGTCGAACCGAAGACCAAGGCTGACCAGGAAAAGATGGGCGTCGCCCTGAACCGCTTGGCCAAGGAAGATCCGTCGTTCCGCGTGCGTACCGATGAAGAGTCGGGCCAGACCATCATTTCCGGTATGGGCGAATTGCACTTGGAAATTCTGGTCGACCGCATGAAGCGCGAATTCGGCGTGGAAGCCAACGTCGGCGCGCCGCAAGTGGCCTACCGCGAAACCGTCACCCAGACCGTGAAGGATGTGCAGGGCAAGCATGCCAAGCAGTCCGGCGGTAAGGGCCAGTTCGGTGATTGCACGATCACGCTCGAGCCGTCCGGCGAGGGCAAGGGCTACCAGTTCATCGACGAAATCAAGGGTGGCGTGATTCCACGCGAATTCATCCCGTCGGTGGACAAGGGTATCCAGAACACGCTGAAGTCCGGTGTGCTGGCTGGCTTCCCGGTGGTGGACGTGACCGTGCGCCTGACCTTCGGTTCGTACCACGACGTCGACTCGTCGCAGATCGCCTTCGAACTGGCTGGCTCGATTGCCTTCAAGGAAGCAATGCGTCGCGCCGGTGCGGTGATTCTCGAGCCGATGATGGCCGTGGAAATCGAAACGCCGGAAGAGTATATGGGCGACATCATGGGTGATCTCTCGTCCCGTCGCGGCATCATCCAGGGTATGGATGACAACCCGGCTGGCGGCAAGATGATCAAGGTGGAAGTGCCGCTGTCGGAAATGTTCGGCTACTCGACCACCCTGCGCTCCATGTCGCAAGGTCGTGCCACCTACTCGATGGAATTCAAGCACTACTCGGAAGCGCCGAAGCACGTCGCCGACGCCATCATCGCCAACAAGAAGTAACGGTTAACGAATAAGGAATACAGCAATGGCAAAAGAAAAGTTTGCGCGGACGAAGCCGCACGTGAACGTGGGCACCATCGGTCACGTTGACCATGGCAAGACCACTCTGACCGCAGCGATCACCACCATCCTGTCGAAGAAGTTCGGCGGCGAAGCCAAGGGCTACGACCAGATCGACAGCGCGCCGGAAGAAAAGGCTCGCGGTATCACGATCAACACCGCCCACGTCGAATACGAAACCGAAAAGCGCCACTACGCGCACGTCGACTGCCCGGGTCACGCTGACTATGTGAAGAACATGATCACCGGTGCCGCCCAGATGGACGGCGCGATCCTGGTCTGCTCGGCCGCTGATGGCCCGATGCCGCAAACCCGCGAACACATCCTGCTGTCGCGCCAGGTTGGCGTGCCGTTCATCATCGTCTTCCTGAACAAGGCTGACCTGGTGGACGACGCCGAACTGCTCGAGCTGGTCGAAATGGAAGTGCGCGAGCTGCTGTCCAAGTACGACTTCCCGGGTGACGACACCCCGATCATCACCGGCTCGGCGCGTCTGGCCCTCGAAGGCGACCAATCGGAATACGGCGAACCCGCCATCTTCCGTCTGGCCGATGCCCTCGACACCTACATCCCGGAGCCGGAGCGTGCCATCGACGGTACCTTCCTGATGCCGGTGGAAGACGTGTTCTCGATCTCGGGTCGCGGTACCGTGGTGACCGGTCGCGTTGAGCGTGGCATCATCAAGGTCGGCGAAGAAATCGAAATCGTCGGTATCAAGCCGACCACCAAGACCACCTGCACCGGCGTGGAAATGTTCCGCAAGCTGCTGGACCAAGGCCAGGCTGGCGACAACATCGGCGCGCTGCTGCGCGGCACCAAGCGTGAGGAAGTCGAGCGCGG
This region of Chitinolyticbacter meiyuanensis genomic DNA includes:
- the tuf gene encoding elongation factor Tu, coding for MAKEKFARTKPHVNVGTIGHVDHGKTTLTAAITTILSKKFGGEAKGYDQIDSAPEEKARGITINTAHVEYETEKRHYAHVDCPGHADYVKNMITGAAQMDGAILVCSAADGPMPQTREHILLSRQVGVPFIIVFLNKADLVDDAELLELVEMEVRELLSKYDFPGDDTPIITGSARLALEGDQSEYGEPAIFRLADALDTYIPEPERAIDGTFLMPVEDVFSISGRGTVVTGRVERGIIKVGEEIEIVGIKPTTKTTCTGVEMFRKLLDQGQAGDNIGALLRGTKREEVERGQVLAKPGSITPHTKFEGSVYVLSKEEGGRHTPFFNGYRPQFYFRTTDVTGAVELPAGTEMVMPGDNVEVTVSLIAPIAMEQGLRFAIREGGRTVGAGVVAKIIE